One Chlamydia sp. DNA window includes the following coding sequences:
- a CDS encoding PhoH family protein: MKKTSVIDTSVFIYDPEALSSFANTRIIIPFTVIEELESCAKFRDESGKNASRALGNIRLLLEQSDKPITGQILLKNGSELCIEVSPFANLSSNEKQKKHLTLELLQIISQREPIVFVTKSLGRRVHAEALGIEAKDYGNKCVSFRSLYRGHRKLKVSNSVIEYFYKDGSTDFPSDLTPLPSPNEYFFLSGDDENHFAFGRYSPKDNKIISLKSVPEKVWGVKPLNLEQRCALDLLLRDDIKLVTLMGQAGSGKTILALAAAMYQVFEKAKYNKLLVSRPIIPMGKDIGFLPGIKEEKLMHWMQPIYDNMEFLFDVNNMGDFTETLHSLMETKKLEMEALTYIRGRSLPKVFMIIDEAQNLTPHEIKTIISRAGKGTKIVLTGDPTQIDSLYFDENSNGLTYLVGKFHHLSLYGHMFMTRTERSELAAAAATIL, from the coding sequence ATGAAAAAAACCTCTGTTATTGATACTAGCGTTTTTATTTACGATCCCGAGGCCCTCTCCTCTTTCGCAAATACTCGTATCATTATCCCTTTCACTGTGATCGAAGAATTGGAGTCCTGTGCCAAATTTCGTGATGAATCTGGGAAAAATGCTTCCCGAGCCTTAGGTAATATCCGCCTACTACTAGAGCAATCAGATAAGCCTATTACAGGTCAAATTTTATTAAAAAATGGAAGTGAACTATGCATTGAGGTCTCCCCTTTTGCTAATCTTTCTTCCAATGAGAAACAAAAAAAGCATCTTACACTGGAATTACTACAAATTATCTCTCAAAGAGAACCTATTGTTTTTGTAACCAAAAGCCTGGGAAGAAGAGTTCATGCAGAAGCTTTAGGCATCGAAGCTAAAGACTATGGAAACAAATGTGTATCTTTTCGCTCCCTTTACCGAGGTCATAGAAAACTCAAAGTCTCTAACAGCGTTATTGAATATTTTTATAAAGATGGCTCCACAGACTTCCCTTCCGATCTGACGCCTCTACCTTCTCCTAATGAATACTTTTTTCTCTCAGGAGATGACGAAAACCATTTTGCTTTCGGTCGTTATAGCCCCAAAGATAATAAAATCATTTCTCTAAAATCTGTTCCTGAAAAAGTTTGGGGAGTGAAACCTCTTAATCTAGAGCAAAGATGTGCTTTAGATCTTTTATTAAGAGATGACATCAAACTTGTGACATTAATGGGCCAAGCCGGATCAGGGAAAACGATCCTTGCTCTTGCAGCAGCAATGTATCAAGTGTTTGAAAAAGCTAAATATAACAAATTACTAGTTAGCAGACCCATTATTCCTATGGGGAAAGATATAGGCTTTCTTCCTGGAATAAAAGAAGAAAAGCTCATGCATTGGATGCAACCTATTTATGACAACATGGAATTCTTATTCGATGTGAATAACATGGGAGATTTTACGGAAACATTGCATAGCCTTATGGAAACCAAAAAATTGGAGATGGAGGCCCTCACATACATTAGAGGGCGTTCTTTACCCAAGGTGTTTATGATTATTGATGAGGCACAAAATCTCACCCCTCATGAAATCAAAACCATTATCTCTCGAGCTGGGAAAGGTACGAAAATCGTTCTAACAGGAGATCCTACCCAAATAGACAGTCTGTATTTTGATGAAAATTCAAATGGACTCACGTACTTAGTAGGAAAATTTCACCACTTATCCTTATATGGACATATGTTTATGACCCGAACAGAACGCTCAGAGCTTGCTGCCGCTGCTGCTACTATTCTTTAA
- a CDS encoding RodZ family helix-turn-helix domain-containing protein, which produces MSEHVHKELLHLGEVFRVQREEKALSLKDVEAATSIRLSALEAIEAGHLGKLISPVYAQGFMKKYAAFLGMDGDRLLKEHPYVLKIFQEFSDQNMDMLLDLESMGGRNSPEQAIRSWLNLGWAGICVLGVACLWWLGTLLHIF; this is translated from the coding sequence ATGAGCGAACATGTCCATAAAGAGTTGTTGCATTTAGGAGAAGTCTTTCGTGTGCAAAGAGAAGAGAAGGCTCTTTCTTTAAAAGATGTCGAAGCTGCAACATCTATTCGTTTATCGGCTTTAGAGGCTATAGAGGCAGGGCATTTAGGAAAATTGATTTCTCCTGTTTATGCTCAAGGATTTATGAAGAAATACGCAGCTTTTTTAGGCATGGATGGGGATCGATTACTCAAAGAACATCCATACGTATTGAAAATATTTCAGGAATTCTCCGATCAAAATATGGATATGCTTCTTGATTTAGAGTCCATGGGAGGCAGAAACTCTCCCGAGCAAGCTATCCGTAGTTGGTTAAATTTGGGCTGGGCAGGGATCTGTGTTTTAGGAGTGGCTTGTCTCTGGTGGTTGGGGACTCTGCTACATATTTTTTAA
- the ileS gene encoding isoleucine--tRNA ligase, translating into MDNEDKVSFSAREERILAFWKEQNIFQKILKNREGCSTFSFYDGPPFATGLPHYGHLLAGTIKDVVCRYATMDGYYVPRRFGWDCHGVPVEYEVEKSLGLTEPRAIERFGVGNFNEECRKIVFRYVDEWKYFVDRIGRWVDFSTTWKTMDLSFMESVWWVFRSLYDQGLVYEGTKVVPFSTKLGTPLSNFEAGQNYKEVDDPSIVVKFTLQGDQGILLTWTTTPWTLVSNMALAVHPDLIYVRIKDKESGEEYILGQESLARWFPDRESYEWIGQLSGKSLIGRSYQPLFPYFQDKQELGAFRVLPADFIEESEGTGIVHMAPAFGEADFFVCQEHNVPLVCPVDDQGCFTAEVVDFTGEYIKLADKGIARQLKNKNQLFYQGTIRHRYPFCWRTDSPLIYKAVNSWFIAVEKVKNKMIRANEAIHWMPGHIQEGRFGKWLEGARDWAISRNRYWGTPIPIWRNEDGELLVIGSIQELETLSGKKVVDLHRHFIDDIEINKDNKVFRRVPYVFDCWFDSGAMPYAQNHYPFQNSEETEARFPADFIAEGLDQTRGWFYTLTVIAAALFNQPAFKNVVVNGIILAEDGNKMSKRLNNYPSPKLVMDTYGADALRLYLLNSVVVKAEDLRFSDKGVEGVLKQVLLPLSNALTFYKTYADLYDFEPKEVSDLELAEIDRWILSCLYSLVAKTRENLAQYDLHAAVHPFVDFIDDLTNWYIRRSRRRFWDAEDSADRRAAFSTLYEVLTVFSKIIAPFIPFTAEDMYQQLRGDADPESVHLCDFPHVVLENILPNLERKMSDIREIVALGHSLRKEHKLKVRQPLQSVCIVGVKDRIEALTQVKALIQEELNVKEVCFCSETPEYVTTLVKPNFRSLGKRVGNRLPEIQKALTHLSQEHIHTFIRDGVLTLSLGEETVCLDKEEITVSWEAASGFVARGSASFMTVLDCQLTPSLIKEGIAREIVNKINTMRRNERLHVSDRIAVRLHAPQIVREAFSSYEKYICEETLTMTVSFIDDKEGEEWDINGHTISLALQIVQY; encoded by the coding sequence ATGGATAACGAAGATAAAGTTAGTTTTTCTGCTAGAGAGGAAAGAATTCTAGCTTTTTGGAAAGAGCAGAATATTTTTCAAAAAATTTTGAAAAATCGAGAAGGATGCTCTACTTTTTCTTTCTATGATGGACCACCTTTTGCTACAGGATTGCCTCATTATGGGCATTTGCTAGCGGGAACGATTAAAGATGTTGTTTGTCGCTATGCTACAATGGATGGGTATTATGTGCCTCGGCGTTTTGGCTGGGATTGCCACGGTGTTCCTGTTGAATATGAAGTTGAAAAGTCTTTGGGACTAACCGAACCAAGAGCTATTGAACGCTTTGGTGTGGGGAATTTTAATGAAGAGTGCCGCAAAATTGTCTTCCGATATGTAGACGAATGGAAGTATTTTGTAGATAGAATTGGCCGTTGGGTTGATTTTTCTACAACATGGAAGACCATGGACTTATCTTTTATGGAAAGTGTGTGGTGGGTATTCCGTTCACTTTATGATCAAGGACTTGTGTACGAGGGAACAAAAGTTGTTCCTTTCTCTACAAAATTAGGGACTCCGTTATCTAATTTTGAGGCTGGCCAGAATTATAAAGAGGTAGATGATCCTTCTATTGTTGTGAAATTCACTTTACAAGGAGATCAAGGAATTCTTTTGACTTGGACGACAACGCCCTGGACCCTAGTTTCAAATATGGCTTTGGCCGTTCATCCAGACCTGATTTATGTCCGGATTAAAGATAAGGAATCAGGAGAAGAATATATTCTTGGTCAAGAGAGTTTGGCTCGTTGGTTTCCAGATCGAGAGTCTTATGAATGGATTGGACAGTTATCAGGGAAAAGTCTGATCGGGCGAAGTTATCAACCTCTTTTCCCATATTTTCAAGATAAGCAGGAATTAGGAGCTTTCCGCGTTCTTCCTGCAGACTTTATTGAAGAGAGTGAAGGGACTGGAATCGTGCATATGGCTCCAGCATTTGGGGAGGCAGATTTTTTTGTTTGCCAAGAGCATAATGTCCCTTTGGTTTGTCCTGTTGATGATCAAGGATGTTTTACAGCTGAAGTTGTGGACTTTACCGGTGAATATATTAAGCTAGCTGACAAGGGGATAGCTCGCCAGTTAAAGAATAAAAATCAATTGTTTTATCAGGGAACAATCCGACACCGATATCCGTTTTGTTGGAGAACAGATTCTCCCTTAATCTACAAAGCTGTGAATTCATGGTTTATTGCTGTAGAAAAAGTAAAAAACAAGATGATCAGAGCTAATGAAGCTATTCATTGGATGCCAGGGCATATTCAAGAAGGGCGTTTTGGTAAATGGCTTGAGGGAGCTCGTGATTGGGCTATCAGTAGAAATCGTTATTGGGGGACTCCTATACCTATCTGGAGGAATGAAGACGGGGAGCTTCTTGTTATAGGTTCCATCCAAGAGCTTGAGACTTTGTCTGGGAAGAAAGTTGTTGATCTACATCGACATTTCATTGATGACATTGAAATTAACAAAGACAATAAGGTCTTTCGAAGGGTTCCTTACGTTTTCGATTGTTGGTTTGATTCCGGAGCTATGCCGTATGCCCAGAATCACTATCCTTTCCAAAACTCGGAAGAAACGGAAGCACGGTTCCCTGCTGATTTTATCGCTGAAGGACTCGATCAAACCCGTGGTTGGTTTTATACTTTGACCGTAATTGCAGCAGCTTTATTTAACCAGCCAGCTTTCAAAAATGTTGTTGTAAACGGAATTATTCTTGCTGAAGATGGTAATAAAATGTCTAAGCGGTTGAATAATTATCCAAGTCCTAAATTAGTCATGGATACATACGGCGCTGATGCTTTGCGTTTGTATTTATTGAATAGCGTTGTTGTTAAAGCAGAGGATTTGCGATTTTCTGATAAAGGCGTGGAGGGGGTACTCAAGCAAGTACTTTTACCTTTATCCAATGCTTTGACTTTTTATAAAACGTACGCAGATTTATATGATTTTGAGCCAAAAGAAGTTAGCGATTTAGAACTGGCCGAGATAGATCGCTGGATTCTTTCTTGTTTGTACAGTTTGGTAGCAAAAACTCGAGAAAATTTAGCTCAATATGATTTGCATGCTGCGGTACATCCTTTTGTAGATTTTATTGATGATTTGACTAACTGGTATATTCGTCGATCTCGTCGGCGCTTTTGGGATGCTGAAGATTCTGCGGATCGTCGGGCAGCTTTTTCTACACTTTATGAAGTGTTGACAGTGTTTTCGAAAATAATAGCTCCATTTATTCCTTTTACTGCAGAGGATATGTATCAACAATTACGGGGAGATGCAGACCCCGAGTCTGTACATTTATGTGATTTCCCTCATGTTGTTTTGGAGAATATTCTTCCTAATTTAGAAAGAAAAATGTCTGATATTCGGGAGATTGTTGCTTTAGGACATTCCTTGCGTAAAGAGCACAAGCTAAAGGTTCGGCAGCCGCTTCAAAGCGTTTGTATTGTGGGAGTCAAAGATCGAATAGAAGCATTAACTCAAGTTAAAGCTTTGATTCAAGAGGAATTAAATGTGAAGGAAGTGTGTTTCTGCTCAGAAACTCCTGAGTATGTAACGACTCTTGTTAAGCCAAATTTTAGATCTTTAGGAAAGAGAGTAGGAAATCGTCTCCCTGAAATTCAAAAAGCTTTAACGCATCTTTCTCAGGAGCATATCCATACATTTATACGTGACGGTGTCTTAACTCTTTCTTTAGGAGAAGAGACTGTTTGTTTAGATAAAGAGGAGATCACTGTTTCTTGGGAAGCTGCTTCAGGTTTCGTTGCAAGAGGCTCTGCCTCTTTTATGACGGTTCTAGACTGTCAGCTGACTCCTTCCCTGATTAAAGAAGGGATTGCTAGAGAGATCGTGAATAAGATTAACACTATGCGAAGAAATGAAAGATTACATGTTTCTGATCGGATAGCTGTACGCTTACACGCTCCTCAGATTGTTCGTGAAGCGTTTTCTTCATATGAAAAATACATTTGTGAAGAAACACTGACTATGACAGTTTCCTTTATCGATGACAAGGAAGGGGAAGAGTGGGATATTAATGGCCACACCATCTCATTAGCCTTGCAGATAGTGCAGTATTGA
- the cdaA gene encoding diadenylate cyclase CdaA: protein MFVGIMCYATPLLEIALIWVVLNYLLKFFWGTRAMDLVFGLLSFLCLFVLAEKLHLPVIRNLMLHVVNIAAIVVFIIFQPEIRLALSRVRLRRGKFVINMQDEFIDHLTSCVYRMAERQIGALIVLENEHLLNELLNLSAVKINADFSEELLEAIFEPSSHLHDGAVLMKGESISYARVILPLAHDTTQLSRSMGTRHRAALGASQRTDALVIIVSEETGAVSLARDGILTRGVKMDRFKAILRSILTRNERKTNSIISWMRRK from the coding sequence ATGTTCGTAGGTATAATGTGTTACGCCACACCTCTGTTAGAGATAGCTTTAATTTGGGTTGTCCTAAATTATTTGCTGAAATTTTTCTGGGGAACGAGAGCCATGGACTTAGTCTTTGGCTTGCTCTCTTTTCTTTGCTTGTTCGTTCTTGCAGAAAAGCTTCATCTCCCAGTTATTCGCAATTTGATGCTTCACGTGGTTAACATAGCAGCCATCGTTGTCTTTATTATTTTCCAACCAGAAATTCGTCTAGCTTTATCGAGAGTACGCTTACGCAGAGGGAAATTTGTTATCAATATGCAGGATGAGTTCATTGACCATTTAACATCCTGTGTTTATCGCATGGCTGAGCGGCAAATCGGCGCACTAATTGTTCTGGAGAATGAACATCTCTTGAATGAACTACTTAATCTTTCTGCAGTAAAAATCAATGCTGATTTTTCAGAAGAGCTGCTTGAAGCGATTTTTGAACCATCCTCTCATTTACATGATGGCGCTGTTCTAATGAAAGGAGAAAGTATCTCTTACGCTCGAGTGATTCTTCCTCTTGCCCACGATACTACACAATTGTCGCGATCCATGGGAACACGCCATCGAGCAGCACTTGGCGCTAGCCAGCGTACAGACGCTCTTGTGATTATCGTGTCAGAAGAAACTGGAGCAGTTTCTTTAGCTCGGGATGGAATTTTAACTCGTGGAGTAAAGATGGATAGATTTAAAGCTATCCTACGAAGTATTCTTACACGCAACGAACGAAAAACAAACTCTATTATTTCCTGGATGCGTAGAAAATGA
- a CDS encoding lipid A biosynthesis lauroyl acyltransferase (Acylates the intermediate (KDO)2-lipid IVA to form (KDO)2-(lauroyl)-lipid IVA), which produces MLFKRLRLRGKVLVDHLVYGLGIGILTFLRLLPRSSLRIFSKGLGTCIFYIVSDFRKTALTNLALAFPEKSFVERYRIALQSVQQVVITFVELATVDKFAKHIDEIITIVTSEDTPEGFFPEEVSSKQELANFFARLDRREGAILFCGHQANWELPFLYITKRYPGLAFAKPVKNLRLNKKIISLRESFQGKIVPPQNAINQALRALCKGEIVGIVGDQVLLSSQYSYPLFGSEAFTTTSPALLAYKTKKPVVAITIYRQPNGNYLVVPSKAFHANTELSIRESTEQLMDQLMRFLEKGIACKPEQWLWLHKRWKRKLRHKFKRRYAFSHILVIVRGTSLNEIQQFLVEFAEFYAEASLFLAIIGTPNINPKKRLSPYSTQFFSSETELLTSPNFFPAVVDLFGLSRKLRQHYKKTGSKKFFTKNQLKASLSQRQPLSKRLHKLLRKNGVS; this is translated from the coding sequence ATGCTTTTTAAAAGATTACGCTTGAGAGGAAAAGTTCTCGTTGATCATCTTGTTTATGGATTGGGTATAGGAATCTTAACTTTCCTTCGACTACTTCCTCGATCTTCTTTGCGCATTTTTAGTAAAGGGCTTGGGACGTGTATCTTCTACATCGTCTCAGATTTTAGAAAAACTGCACTGACTAACCTAGCTCTTGCTTTTCCTGAAAAAAGCTTTGTTGAACGTTATCGAATAGCTCTGCAGTCGGTACAACAAGTTGTTATTACATTCGTGGAACTCGCGACTGTAGACAAGTTTGCTAAACATATTGATGAAATTATTACTATAGTAACTTCCGAAGACACTCCAGAGGGGTTCTTCCCCGAAGAAGTATCTTCAAAACAAGAATTAGCGAACTTTTTTGCTCGTTTAGATCGACGAGAAGGTGCAATCCTATTCTGTGGTCATCAGGCAAACTGGGAACTTCCCTTCCTTTACATCACTAAGCGATACCCTGGTTTGGCTTTCGCTAAACCAGTAAAAAATCTTCGATTAAATAAAAAAATCATTTCCTTAAGAGAATCTTTTCAAGGAAAAATTGTTCCCCCTCAAAATGCAATTAACCAGGCTTTACGCGCTCTTTGTAAAGGTGAGATTGTAGGAATTGTTGGAGATCAAGTGCTGCTTTCTTCCCAGTATTCCTATCCGTTATTTGGTTCTGAGGCATTTACTACGACCTCTCCAGCTCTTCTAGCGTATAAAACTAAAAAACCTGTCGTTGCTATCACCATTTATCGACAACCTAATGGAAACTACCTTGTTGTTCCTAGCAAGGCTTTTCATGCGAATACAGAGCTTTCTATACGAGAATCTACAGAACAATTAATGGATCAACTCATGCGATTCTTAGAAAAAGGGATCGCATGCAAACCAGAACAATGGCTATGGCTACATAAACGCTGGAAAAGAAAGCTTCGTCATAAATTCAAACGTCGCTACGCTTTCAGTCATATTCTCGTTATTGTAAGAGGAACTTCATTAAACGAGATCCAGCAATTTTTAGTAGAATTCGCCGAATTTTATGCAGAAGCTTCTCTATTCTTAGCAATCATAGGAACTCCGAACATCAATCCTAAGAAGCGCTTAAGCCCTTATTCCACGCAATTTTTCTCCTCAGAAACAGAGCTCTTAACCTCTCCTAACTTTTTTCCTGCTGTGGTAGACTTATTTGGTTTATCCAGAAAATTACGCCAACATTATAAGAAGACAGGATCAAAAAAATTTTTCACGAAGAACCAGTTAAAAGCTTCGCTTTCACAGAGGCAGCCCTTGTCAAAGAGACTGCATAAGCTATTACGTAAAAATGGGGTCTCCTAA
- a CDS encoding cytochrome ubiquinol oxidase subunit I, translating into MSAEMLARVQFALFIGFHYLFVPISLGLSMMIVLMEGLYIFTKKSIYQQLTWFWIKIFTLTFVVGVVTGLMQIFSFGANWSRFSEYTGNIFGMFLGSEGMFAFFLESGFLGVLLFGRHKVSKKMHFLSACMVALGAHMSAFWIVCANSWMQTPSGYEMVLRNGMLVPQMTSFWAAVLSPSALQRFTHVVLGAWLSGIFLVLSVSVHYLRKERHKDFAKQGLKLSVFSALLILGLQLWSADVTARGVAKHQPAKLAAFEGVFKTQEHTPIYLFGIVDMKKERVIGIPIPSGLSLLVHRNAKTPVQGLDQFPRDEWPNVPFVFQTYHLMVMLWGVMLLLALLALAVYKQKSWAWKKSILLILSFSVLYPELCNEIGWISTEVGRQPWVVYGLLKTKDATSPFVDAGQIWQSLILFSIIFICLLSVFILLLMKKIGEGPDEKDLIEVDL; encoded by the coding sequence ATGAGTGCTGAGATGTTGGCGAGAGTGCAATTTGCGTTATTCATTGGATTCCATTACCTCTTTGTTCCGATTAGTTTGGGACTAAGTATGATGATTGTTCTTATGGAAGGGCTCTATATATTCACAAAAAAAAGTATTTATCAGCAGTTGACTTGGTTTTGGATTAAAATCTTCACCCTGACTTTTGTCGTTGGTGTTGTTACTGGCCTTATGCAAATTTTTTCTTTTGGAGCGAACTGGTCTCGGTTCTCTGAGTACACAGGTAACATCTTCGGAATGTTTCTTGGTAGTGAAGGAATGTTTGCTTTTTTCTTAGAGTCTGGATTTTTAGGAGTCCTTCTATTTGGGCGACACAAGGTGTCTAAAAAAATGCATTTCCTATCTGCTTGTATGGTTGCTTTAGGAGCGCATATGAGTGCTTTTTGGATTGTCTGTGCTAATTCTTGGATGCAAACACCTTCGGGCTATGAAATGGTTCTACGAAATGGAATGCTAGTTCCCCAAATGACCTCCTTCTGGGCTGCTGTACTTTCTCCTTCTGCTTTACAGCGTTTTACACATGTTGTTCTTGGTGCTTGGTTATCTGGAATTTTTCTTGTATTGTCTGTGAGTGTTCATTACTTGCGTAAGGAACGACATAAGGATTTCGCTAAACAAGGTTTAAAATTAAGTGTATTTTCGGCTTTGTTAATTTTAGGCTTGCAACTTTGGTCTGCAGATGTGACTGCGCGAGGAGTTGCAAAGCATCAACCTGCTAAGCTGGCTGCTTTTGAAGGAGTTTTTAAGACACAAGAACATACTCCTATCTACTTATTTGGCATTGTCGATATGAAAAAAGAGCGAGTCATTGGAATACCCATTCCTTCTGGTTTGTCACTTCTTGTTCATCGAAATGCAAAAACTCCTGTTCAAGGACTTGATCAATTTCCTAGAGATGAATGGCCAAATGTTCCTTTTGTTTTTCAAACTTATCACTTAATGGTGATGTTGTGGGGCGTTATGCTCCTTCTAGCTTTGCTCGCTTTGGCTGTGTATAAACAGAAATCTTGGGCTTGGAAGAAGAGTATCTTGCTGATTCTTTCTTTCTCTGTGTTATATCCTGAATTATGTAACGAGATCGGTTGGATTTCTACAGAAGTAGGACGACAACCCTGGGTTGTTTATGGTTTATTAAAAACTAAGGATGCAACATCTCCTTTTGTTGATGCAGGGCAAATTTGGCAGTCGTTGATTTTGTTTTCGATAATTTTTATTTGTTTATTAAGCGTTTTTATCTTGCTTCTTATGAAAAAAATTGGAGAGGGGCCAGATGAAAAGGACCTTATAGAAGTAGATTTGTGA
- a CDS encoding SH3 domain-containing protein, protein MLIFALSCGVNACLYAADLPNVKIHAPIVDKATFSPFTGEIKGNRVRLRLAPHTDSSIIKELSKGDCLAVLGESKDYYIVAAPEGVRGYVFRTFVLDNVIEGEKVNVRLEPSTSAPILARLSKGTTVQTLGTAQGKWVEIALPKQCVFYVAKNFVKNVGTLDLYNQKEGKKKLALDLLNSAMDFADAELKKKVEDVDLDAIYKRMNLAQSGELKDVPGLQPLVHKALEKVQEAFLAKSIEETSAKTMSSPISQQQHKTVEEAVVPSSPEISAISKIEAHKEVSGSSTLPEPLQVQESVPIKGSLLSHYIRKKGFAKVSPVVEGRESFERSLFEVWASLQPEENRHKLTMESFYKDEEKKKQELVGELEVYPHVVKNNPGDYLLRNGEDVVAFVYATSIDLNQWLGKRVVLNCVSRPNNHFAFPAYIVLGIKEAS, encoded by the coding sequence ATGCTCATTTTCGCCTTATCTTGTGGGGTAAACGCCTGCTTATATGCTGCGGATCTTCCAAATGTAAAAATTCATGCTCCCATCGTTGATAAGGCGACTTTTTCTCCGTTTACAGGAGAAATTAAGGGAAATCGTGTGCGTTTACGTCTAGCACCACATACGGATAGCTCCATCATTAAAGAGTTATCTAAAGGTGATTGTCTAGCTGTTTTAGGAGAAAGTAAGGATTATTATATTGTGGCTGCTCCGGAAGGAGTTAGAGGCTACGTATTCCGAACCTTTGTTTTGGATAATGTCATTGAGGGAGAAAAGGTTAATGTTCGTTTAGAGCCATCGACTTCTGCACCTATCTTAGCTAGGTTATCCAAAGGAACGACTGTACAAACTTTGGGCACCGCACAAGGAAAATGGGTAGAAATTGCTCTTCCAAAACAATGTGTATTTTATGTCGCTAAGAATTTTGTTAAAAACGTTGGTACTTTAGATTTATACAATCAAAAAGAAGGTAAGAAGAAGTTAGCGTTAGATCTATTGAATTCTGCAATGGATTTTGCTGATGCAGAGTTGAAAAAGAAAGTAGAAGATGTTGATTTAGACGCTATTTATAAAAGAATGAATCTTGCTCAGTCTGGAGAGTTAAAAGATGTCCCAGGGTTGCAGCCCTTAGTGCATAAGGCTCTAGAAAAAGTTCAGGAGGCTTTTCTTGCAAAATCAATAGAAGAGACCTCTGCCAAAACTATGAGCTCACCGATTTCACAGCAACAACATAAAACTGTGGAAGAAGCTGTTGTTCCCTCATCTCCTGAAATCTCTGCTATATCGAAAATAGAAGCACACAAAGAGGTGTCTGGTTCGTCTACTTTACCAGAACCTTTGCAAGTGCAAGAGAGTGTTCCTATAAAAGGGTCTTTGTTGTCTCATTATATCCGTAAGAAAGGTTTTGCTAAGGTTTCTCCTGTTGTAGAAGGTAGAGAGAGCTTTGAGCGATCCTTATTTGAGGTTTGGGCAAGTTTGCAACCTGAAGAGAATCGACACAAACTGACAATGGAATCTTTCTATAAAGACGAAGAGAAGAAGAAACAGGAGTTAGTTGGAGAGCTCGAAGTGTATCCTCATGTTGTCAAGAATAATCCCGGGGACTATCTCTTGAGAAATGGTGAAGATGTTGTGGCTTTTGTATATGCTACTAGTATTGATTTGAATCAATGGCTAGGGAAACGTGTTGTTCTGAATTGCGTTTCTAGACCTAACAACCATTTTGCCTTTCCTGCTTATATCGTTTTAGGCATTAAGGAAGCTTCTTAA
- the cydB gene encoding cytochrome d ubiquinol oxidase subunit II, which produces MEFSLTTILPIAWYVILCVAVFAYALGDGFDLGLSTIYFLSKEEKERRLLLNSIGPVWDGNEVWFVIIFAGLFAGFPIAYGTLLPVFYMPVWTMVMLYIFRGCSLEFRSKAESRYWKSFWDLLFSASGMSISFFLGTFAGNLLVGLPIAPDTSYSDLSWKLFFRPYPVLCGLFVVAAFALHGVSFALTKTTEGFQQRLRNQFPYILSNYLVLYLCLLVATILGMPQTRGVCCRVGGESGIPAYPLLILIAVATLSCCYAEKKAVAVAKYGKAFILSCMNLFFPILAYNVLLFPNLVISTVDSRYTITIFNGSAEPRALQCLITIVLIGLPFVIAYAVYIYRVFRGKTDFPSIY; this is translated from the coding sequence ATGGAATTTTCTTTGACGACGATTCTTCCTATTGCTTGGTATGTTATTCTTTGCGTTGCTGTATTTGCTTACGCTTTGGGAGATGGTTTTGATTTAGGATTAAGCACAATCTATTTTCTTTCTAAAGAAGAGAAGGAACGGCGGCTTTTACTGAATTCAATAGGTCCCGTATGGGATGGGAATGAAGTATGGTTTGTGATTATATTTGCCGGTTTGTTCGCGGGATTTCCTATCGCCTATGGAACTTTGCTTCCTGTCTTCTATATGCCTGTTTGGACGATGGTTATGCTGTATATATTCAGGGGCTGTTCTCTCGAGTTCCGCAGTAAAGCTGAATCTCGTTATTGGAAATCTTTTTGGGATCTTCTTTTTTCTGCATCAGGAATGTCGATAAGCTTTTTCTTAGGAACATTCGCAGGGAATTTATTAGTTGGATTACCGATAGCTCCAGATACTTCTTATAGTGATTTGTCTTGGAAGCTATTTTTCCGTCCTTATCCTGTATTATGTGGCCTTTTTGTTGTTGCAGCTTTTGCCTTACATGGTGTTAGCTTCGCTCTCACAAAAACTACAGAAGGGTTTCAGCAACGTCTAAGAAATCAGTTTCCCTATATCTTATCTAACTACTTAGTTTTATATCTTTGTTTATTAGTTGCTACTATTTTAGGAATGCCACAGACTCGTGGAGTTTGTTGTCGTGTTGGAGGAGAGTCTGGTATCCCTGCTTATCCGTTGTTAATCTTGATAGCTGTAGCGACACTTTCTTGTTGTTATGCAGAGAAAAAAGCTGTTGCCGTTGCGAAATACGGTAAGGCCTTTATTCTTTCTTGTATGAATTTGTTCTTCCCAATACTTGCGTACAACGTACTACTTTTTCCAAATTTGGTGATATCTACAGTAGATAGTCGTTATACTATAACCATTTTTAATGGATCTGCAGAACCGCGAGCTTTGCAATGTCTTATTACCATTGTTTTGATTGGGCTCCCTTTTGTTATTGCGTACGCAGTGTATATATACCGAGTATTTAGAGGAAAAACAGATTTCCCCTCGATTTATTAA